CCCTGGTGCTGGCCGCCTCCTCCGTCGCCATGGCGGCGGGGACGCTCTCCCTGCCGGGCATCGTCGAGGCCTGGCAGTGGTGGTGGCTGCCCTGGCAGTTGATCGGCGCGATCGTGTTCTTCCTCGCGGGCCTCGCCGAGCTGCGGCGGCCGCCGTTCGACATGCCCATCGCCGAGTCCGAGATCATCATGGGGCCGATGACCGAGTACACGGGCATGCGTTTCGCGCTGTTCATGCTGTCGGAGTATGTCGGCATCGTGGTGCTCTCCTTCCTCACCACGGTCCTGTTCCTCGGGGGCTGGCACGGCCCGTTGCTGCCCGGTGTCGTCTGGACGTTCCTCAAGGTCTTCGCGCTGGCGTTCGTGATCATCTGGTTTCGCGTCAGCTTTCCCCGGCTGCGGGAGGACCAGTTGCAGCGGCTCGCGTGGGTCGGTCTGGTTCCTCTCGCCCTGGTGCAGCTCGCGTTCACCGGTGTGGTCAAGGTCCTCATCGGCTGACGGTTCCTGCTTGTGGGTACGGCGGGGCGGGCCACGGGGTCTCTCGGACGCGTGGCCTTGTCGTTTGCGGGCGATGTGACGGCGGTCGGCCGAAGTCGGCTGGAGGAGCGTGGGGTGACGGGCGGTGCGCGGTGACCACGGTGGGCTTGGGTGGGCTTGCCGTACGGGAAGGTCAGTCGA
This window of the Nonomuraea africana genome carries:
- the nuoH gene encoding NADH-quinone oxidoreductase subunit NuoH encodes the protein MGEVLDIVLRFVVILLVFLLLPLIVGQTEHKVMAHMQSRLGPMYAGGFHGWAQLIADGVKFAQKEDVIPAAADRRVFQIAPGVALVPYLLVLIVVPIGPGLVGVDLDLGLFYVLAVMGIGVLGSIMAGWASANKYSVLGGMRSAAQLMSYELPLVLAASSVAMAAGTLSLPGIVEAWQWWWLPWQLIGAIVFFLAGLAELRRPPFDMPIAESEIIMGPMTEYTGMRFALFMLSEYVGIVVLSFLTTVLFLGGWHGPLLPGVVWTFLKVFALAFVIIWFRVSFPRLREDQLQRLAWVGLVPLALVQLAFTGVVKVLIG